One genomic window of Leptotrichia shahii includes the following:
- the ptsP gene encoding phosphoenolpyruvate--protein phosphotransferase, whose amino-acid sequence MKRMTGIGASEGVSIGKVLLFITEEIVVPETKDENSTIEAELAKLENGLKKSKTQLIAIREKVKEKMGEDKAAIFDGHIMLLEDDDLITEVEDKIKEDGLPAAKALHDGINEYCDMISQLDDPYLRERAADLKDIGKRWLKNLLGMKIHDLSNLESGTIVVTEDLTPSDTAQLDLENCIGFITEVGGKTAHSAIMARSLELPAVVGVKGILKEVKDGEIVVMDGETGELYLEPSDELVNEYVKKQEALKKEKEELRKLIHEDAITLDGRKVDIWGNIGSPNDVDAVIESGATGIGLYRTEFLFMNSDHFPTEEEQYQAYRVVAEKMQGKPVTIRTMDIGGDKELPYLDLPKELNPFLGYRAIRISLENKDMFKTQLRAILRASQYGQIKIMYPMISSINEIRKANAILEECKKELDEIGKIYDRNIKVGIMVETPSTAIIAYKFAKEVDFFSIGTNDLTQYFLAVDRGNEMVSNLYNSFNPAVLEAIQKVIDAAHGAHISVSMCGEFAGDKRATKLLLGMGLDSFSMSASSGLTVKKIIRNSSYADAQKFRDLILQQDTPEGVIEKLV is encoded by the coding sequence ATGAAAAGAATGACAGGAATTGGTGCTTCTGAAGGAGTATCTATAGGTAAAGTATTACTTTTTATAACAGAGGAAATTGTTGTACCGGAAACTAAGGATGAAAATTCAACAATTGAAGCTGAACTTGCAAAATTGGAAAATGGATTAAAAAAATCTAAAACTCAGTTAATCGCAATTAGAGAAAAAGTAAAAGAGAAAATGGGTGAAGATAAAGCAGCAATTTTTGATGGTCATATTATGCTTCTTGAAGATGATGATTTGATTACGGAAGTTGAAGATAAAATTAAAGAAGATGGACTTCCAGCTGCAAAAGCATTGCATGATGGAATTAATGAATATTGTGATATGATTTCACAATTGGATGATCCATATTTAAGAGAAAGAGCTGCTGATTTGAAAGATATAGGTAAAAGATGGCTTAAAAATTTACTAGGTATGAAAATTCATGACTTAAGTAACTTGGAATCTGGAACAATTGTTGTAACTGAAGATTTGACTCCATCTGATACAGCTCAATTGGATTTAGAAAACTGTATTGGGTTTATTACAGAAGTTGGAGGAAAAACAGCTCACTCAGCAATTATGGCAAGATCACTTGAATTACCAGCAGTAGTTGGAGTAAAAGGGATTCTGAAAGAAGTTAAAGATGGAGAAATTGTTGTTATGGATGGAGAAACAGGAGAACTATACCTAGAACCATCTGATGAACTGGTTAATGAATATGTTAAAAAACAAGAAGCATTAAAAAAAGAAAAAGAAGAATTAAGAAAATTAATTCATGAAGATGCAATTACTCTTGATGGAAGAAAAGTTGATATTTGGGGAAATATTGGAAGTCCTAATGACGTTGATGCTGTAATTGAATCTGGAGCAACTGGAATTGGATTATACAGAACAGAATTCCTATTTATGAATTCTGATCACTTCCCAACTGAAGAAGAACAATATCAAGCATATAGAGTAGTTGCTGAAAAAATGCAAGGAAAGCCTGTAACAATAAGAACAATGGATATTGGTGGAGATAAGGAATTACCATATTTAGACTTGCCAAAAGAATTAAATCCATTCTTAGGATACAGAGCAATTAGAATCTCATTGGAAAACAAAGATATGTTCAAAACTCAGTTAAGAGCTATCTTGAGAGCATCTCAATATGGACAAATTAAAATTATGTATCCAATGATAAGTTCAATTAATGAAATCAGAAAAGCAAATGCCATTTTGGAAGAATGTAAGAAAGAACTTGATGAAATCGGAAAAATTTACGATAGAAACATAAAAGTTGGAATAATGGTTGAAACTCCTTCAACAGCTATTATTGCTTATAAATTTGCAAAAGAAGTTGACTTTTTCTCAATTGGAACAAATGACTTGACTCAATATTTCTTAGCAGTAGACAGAGGAAATGAAATGGTTTCAAATTTATATAATTCATTTAACCCTGCTGTATTGGAAGCAATTCAAAAGGTAATTGATGCTGCACATGGAGCTCATATAAGTGTAAGTATGTGCGGAGAATTTGCAGGAGATAAGAGAGCAACTAAATTACTTTTAGGAATGGGGCTTGATTCATTCAGTATGAGTGCTTCATCTGGTTTAACTGTTAAAAAAATAATTAGAAATAGTAGTTACGCTGATGCACAAAAATTTAGAGATTTAATTTTGCAACAAGATACACCTGAAGGTGTTATAGAAAAATTAGTTTAA
- a CDS encoding ankyrin repeat domain-containing protein has translation MINFFLFKGNKIIFVIILLLFSQMIFPITFKYNTGENLVIKKKEEDAREKQIKLLFEAIRKHNNKYVQFYLATEKNIRTRKMLTDKYINRSAGVYGVNLSESSLIEGDGRLVDINSKSQDGYTPIVVAIEAKNHEILKLLIENGANLYERHPIFNRTTVGTAAYYENEEAVEMLLKKDPKLANIGSTVDGWTPLEDATLKANVKIVKILLQYGANPTITDKHGGTPMDMAVKFGKGEIVKILRDHIKANRSKYH, from the coding sequence GTGATTAATTTTTTTTTATTTAAAGGAAATAAAATAATTTTTGTTATAATTTTGCTACTTTTCAGCCAAATGATATTCCCTATAACTTTTAAATACAATACGGGAGAAAATTTAGTAATAAAAAAAAAAGAGGAAGATGCGAGAGAAAAACAAATAAAATTGCTATTTGAGGCTATCCGAAAGCATAATAATAAATATGTGCAGTTTTATCTTGCAACGGAAAAAAATATTAGAACTCGTAAAATGTTGACAGATAAATATATAAATAGGTCTGCAGGAGTATACGGAGTAAACTTAAGTGAATCATCATTAATTGAGGGAGATGGCAGATTAGTTGATATAAATTCTAAGAGTCAGGATGGATATACGCCGATTGTTGTTGCTATTGAAGCAAAAAATCATGAAATCTTAAAGCTCTTGATTGAAAATGGAGCAAATTTATATGAAAGACATCCAATTTTTAATAGAACAACTGTCGGAACAGCTGCGTATTATGAAAATGAAGAAGCAGTGGAAATGCTTTTAAAAAAAGATCCTAAACTTGCAAATATTGGAAGTACGGTAGACGGATGGACTCCACTTGAAGATGCAACATTAAAAGCAAATGTAAAAATTGTGAAAATACTGTTACAGTATGGAGCTAATCCAACAATTACTGACAAGCATGGCGGGACTCCAATGGATATGGCGGTAAAATTTGGAAAAGGGGAAATCGTTAAAATATTGAGAGATCATATAAAAGCTAACCGAAGTAAGTATCATTAA
- a CDS encoding ABC transporter ATP-binding protein, which yields MIELKNLYKTFFSELGTEKQVFKGLNFTINDGDFITIIGSNGAGKSTLLNVLNGQIIPDGGNVILNGNDITNVVQHKRAKWISQVYQNPTMGTAPSMTVLENLSMAKNKGKRFNFTFGLDVKNIEFYKKQLASLGLGLENQLFTQVGLLSGGQRQCLSLIMATLNRPDILLLDEHTAALDPQTSKIILEKTKEIIEKNNITSLMITHNMQDAITYGNRLIMLHAGEVIFDIKGEEKKKLTVEKLLEMFRTKDAKLSDKDIF from the coding sequence ATGATAGAATTAAAAAATTTATATAAAACTTTCTTCTCTGAATTAGGAACAGAAAAGCAGGTATTTAAAGGATTAAACTTTACAATAAATGATGGGGATTTTATAACGATTATCGGAAGTAATGGTGCAGGAAAATCTACTCTTTTAAATGTATTAAACGGGCAAATTATCCCAGATGGCGGAAACGTGATTTTAAATGGAAATGATATAACAAATGTCGTTCAGCACAAAAGAGCAAAATGGATTTCACAAGTTTACCAAAACCCAACAATGGGAACAGCTCCCTCGATGACAGTGCTGGAAAATTTGTCAATGGCTAAAAATAAAGGTAAACGGTTCAATTTTACATTTGGACTGGATGTAAAGAATATAGAATTTTACAAAAAGCAGTTGGCAAGTTTAGGATTAGGACTAGAAAATCAGCTATTTACACAAGTAGGACTTCTATCAGGTGGTCAACGGCAATGTCTGTCATTAATAATGGCAACTTTAAACCGTCCAGATATATTACTGCTAGATGAACATACAGCGGCACTTGATCCTCAAACTTCTAAAATAATTCTTGAAAAAACAAAGGAAATTATTGAAAAGAATAACATAACAAGCCTAATGATAACACATAATATGCAAGATGCCATAACTTATGGAAATAGATTAATCATGCTTCATGCAGGAGAAGTGATTTTTGATATAAAAGGTGAAGAAAAGAAAAAATTGACAGTAGAAAAACTGCTTGAAATGTTTAGAACAAAAGATGCAAAACTGTCTGATAAGGATATATTTTAA
- a CDS encoding ABC transporter permease produces the protein MNELLVFLQSLPEAFKTGFIYSIMVMGVYLTYKILDFPDMSVDGTFPLGGFVFASFALSKNGFFGITNPVMGLILVVICGMVAGYVTGALHVYLKINGLLSGILVMTGLYSINSRIVGMPNVFISPDRSIYEIVSYKKDFIPFVIAFLILLILKGLYDYKIKENKYMIRTLSVYIIFTIALIIYVVKTQDVKLMLTVLIAFIIKMVIDYILTSKFGFALRALGNNEQLVVSLGVNEKRLKIFGLMLANGVVALSGALFAQNIKVADLQSGVGTIVIGLAAIILGLGVLKKSRVINEVSIVTIGSLMYYFIINLALMSNSWTRSIYESLHFSDNVIKILEVKPTDVKLITAVILAAILWNELINKSKKGKKKVKLIEKGEA, from the coding sequence ATGAATGAGTTATTAGTATTTTTACAGAGTCTTCCTGAGGCTTTTAAAACAGGATTTATATATTCAATAATGGTAATGGGAGTTTATTTAACTTATAAAATACTGGATTTTCCTGATATGTCAGTAGACGGAACGTTTCCGCTCGGTGGGTTTGTATTTGCTTCATTTGCACTTTCCAAAAATGGATTTTTTGGAATAACAAATCCTGTCATGGGATTAATTCTTGTTGTTATTTGTGGAATGGTTGCGGGATATGTGACTGGAGCATTACATGTTTATTTAAAAATTAATGGACTTCTTTCGGGTATTTTGGTAATGACAGGGCTGTATAGTATAAATTCCAGAATTGTTGGGATGCCGAATGTGTTTATTTCGCCAGACAGAAGTATATATGAAATAGTTTCATATAAAAAGGATTTTATACCCTTTGTAATTGCATTTTTAATTTTACTTATATTAAAAGGGCTCTATGACTATAAAATTAAAGAAAATAAATATATGATTAGAACACTTTCTGTCTATATAATTTTTACAATTGCATTGATAATTTATGTAGTAAAAACACAAGATGTAAAACTCATGCTTACAGTATTGATTGCATTTATTATAAAAATGGTAATTGATTATATTCTTACTTCTAAATTTGGATTTGCACTAAGGGCATTGGGAAATAATGAGCAGCTTGTAGTGAGTCTTGGGGTAAATGAAAAAAGATTGAAAATATTTGGACTAATGCTTGCAAATGGAGTTGTCGCATTGTCTGGGGCGTTATTTGCACAAAATATTAAAGTTGCGGATTTACAGTCGGGAGTTGGAACGATTGTTATTGGTCTTGCGGCTATAATTCTTGGACTTGGAGTATTAAAAAAATCTCGTGTAATAAATGAAGTTTCAATTGTTACGATAGGATCGCTTATGTATTACTTTATAATAAACTTGGCATTAATGTCAAATAGCTGGACAAGAAGTATTTATGAAAGTCTTCACTTTAGTGATAATGTTATAAAGATACTCGAAGTTAAGCCGACAGATGTTAAATTAATAACAGCGGTAATTTTGGCTGCAATTTTGTGGAATGAACTTATTAATAAATCTAAAAAAGGTAAGAAAAAGGTAAAATTAATTGAGAAGGGAGAAGCATAA
- a CDS encoding ABC transporter substrate-binding protein — MKKILLIMMSMLMLACGNSNDTVNGKKDSKDSENKQVYKIGITQFMEHPSLNLAKEGFKAAFKEAGINAEFDEKNANGEVTNANLIATNYKADKKDLVFGIATPSAQALVNNISDIPVLFSAVTDPASAKLLNSNVTGTSDKLENVAAQLDLLLKIKPGVKKIGVLYNPSEQNSVVQVQEIQKIAKQKNIEVVLQGINNFGELAQATKNLLGSTDALYLPTDNLVVSGMNLIASEAVNAKKPVVVSENSSVKEGALFTMGLDYYALGKRTGEMAIEILKGKPVSQIPFETSKQMKLYVNSKTAQALGLDVKNPAFNGAEFVGK; from the coding sequence ATGAAAAAAATACTGTTAATAATGATGAGCATGTTAATGTTGGCATGTGGAAACAGCAATGATACTGTTAATGGGAAAAAGGATTCAAAGGATTCTGAAAATAAGCAGGTTTATAAAATCGGGATAACTCAATTTATGGAACATCCATCGCTTAACTTGGCAAAGGAAGGATTCAAGGCTGCATTTAAGGAAGCAGGTATTAATGCTGAATTTGATGAAAAAAATGCAAATGGAGAAGTAACGAATGCAAATTTAATTGCTACAAATTATAAGGCAGATAAAAAAGATCTTGTATTTGGTATTGCTACGCCATCAGCACAAGCATTAGTAAATAATATTTCAGACATTCCAGTACTATTTTCAGCTGTAACTGATCCTGCAAGTGCAAAACTTTTAAATTCAAATGTTACAGGGACAAGTGATAAATTGGAAAACGTTGCAGCTCAACTTGACTTGCTGTTAAAAATAAAGCCTGGAGTTAAAAAAATTGGAGTTTTATATAATCCATCAGAACAAAATTCGGTAGTTCAAGTTCAAGAGATTCAAAAAATTGCTAAACAAAAAAATATAGAAGTTGTATTGCAAGGGATAAATAATTTTGGTGAACTGGCACAAGCTACTAAAAATCTATTAGGATCAACTGATGCATTGTATTTGCCAACAGATAATCTTGTAGTGTCTGGAATGAATTTGATTGCTTCAGAAGCTGTTAATGCAAAAAAACCTGTAGTTGTAAGTGAAAATTCTTCAGTAAAAGAAGGAGCGTTGTTTACAATGGGATTAGATTATTATGCACTTGGAAAACGTACTGGAGAAATGGCAATTGAAATTCTTAAAGGAAAACCTGTTTCTCAAATTCCTTTTGAAACTTCAAAACAAATGAAACTTTATGTAAATAGTAAAACAGCACAAGCATTGGGATTGGATGTAAAAAATCCTGCATTTAATGGAGCTGAGTTTGTAGGAAAATAA
- a CDS encoding ABC transporter substrate-binding protein yields the protein MKKLLILASTLMLMVLSCGNSGSESKSSGNAGTGSKKYRIGITQIVSHPALDSAREGFKAAFKEAGINAEFDEKNANGETTNSNLIANNFVSSKEDLIFAIATNAAQSASQATNDIPVVFAAITDPQSAGILKNNVTGVSDRMDVKQQLELLKKIAPNTKNVGVIYNSSEQNSKIQVEDLKKAAKELGLNIVEKSVVQANEIPQAVDNLVREADAIYLPTDNLVASVVSLITEKATAAKKIVFGAEAAHVKGGALITQGVSYYEIGKEAGKMAIEILKNGKKPSEIKFKTMPLSEIEVNEKTLAALGISLPEDVKSKAKMIQ from the coding sequence ATGAAAAAATTGTTGATTTTGGCAAGCACTTTGATGCTTATGGTTTTGAGTTGCGGGAATTCTGGAAGTGAGAGTAAGAGTAGCGGAAATGCTGGGACAGGCTCTAAGAAGTATAGAATTGGAATTACGCAGATTGTATCACATCCAGCACTTGATAGTGCGAGAGAAGGATTTAAAGCTGCATTTAAGGAAGCGGGTATTAATGCTGAATTTGATGAAAAAAATGCAAATGGAGAAACAACTAATTCAAATTTGATTGCTAATAATTTTGTCAGTTCAAAGGAAGATTTGATATTTGCGATTGCGACAAATGCGGCTCAATCGGCTTCACAAGCTACGAATGATATACCTGTGGTGTTTGCGGCAATTACAGATCCACAGTCTGCAGGGATTTTGAAGAATAATGTAACTGGTGTAAGTGATAGAATGGATGTAAAGCAGCAGCTTGAATTATTGAAAAAAATAGCTCCAAATACAAAAAATGTTGGTGTAATTTATAATTCATCAGAACAAAATTCAAAAATCCAAGTGGAAGATTTGAAAAAGGCTGCAAAGGAATTGGGATTGAATATTGTTGAAAAAAGTGTTGTACAAGCAAATGAAATACCTCAAGCAGTGGATAATTTAGTGAGAGAAGCAGATGCTATTTATTTGCCGACAGATAATCTTGTGGCTTCAGTTGTGAGTTTGATTACAGAAAAGGCAACTGCAGCTAAAAAAATAGTATTTGGTGCGGAAGCGGCTCACGTTAAAGGCGGAGCATTGATTACACAAGGTGTAAGTTATTATGAAATTGGAAAAGAAGCTGGTAAAATGGCGATTGAGATTTTGAAAAATGGTAAAAAGCCAAGCGAAATTAAATTTAAGACAATGCCTCTTAGTGAAATTGAAGTAAATGAAAAGACACTTGCGGCACTTGGAATTTCATTGCCTGAAGATGTGAAGTCTAAAGCTAAAATGATTCAATAA
- a CDS encoding ABC transporter ATP-binding protein, whose protein sequence is MNKIIELKNVNKIYKTKVENIHILKNINLAFNKGDFISIQGKSGSGKTSLLNILGLLDEPTDGEIYINGEKIHYRNEKAKTAIRNKKIGFVFQFHYLLNEFTALENVMMPALINKNMNKNEIKKKAKELLALVGLAKRIKHKPMELSGGEKQRVAIARAMINDPDIILADEPTGNLDTETSNIINKLFMKINKERNQSIIIVTHSLELANLATYKYKIENGEFNMILPTIQF, encoded by the coding sequence ATGAATAAAATAATAGAATTAAAAAATGTCAATAAAATTTATAAGACAAAAGTTGAAAATATCCATATTTTAAAAAATATAAATTTGGCTTTTAATAAAGGAGATTTTATTTCGATTCAAGGTAAATCTGGAAGTGGTAAGACTTCACTTTTGAATATATTAGGACTTTTAGATGAGCCGACTGATGGGGAAATTTATATTAATGGAGAAAAAATCCATTATAGGAATGAGAAGGCTAAAACAGCTATAAGAAATAAAAAAATAGGATTTGTGTTTCAGTTTCATTATCTCCTAAATGAGTTTACAGCGCTGGAAAATGTTATGATGCCTGCACTTATTAATAAAAATATGAATAAAAATGAAATAAAGAAAAAAGCAAAGGAACTGCTGGCACTTGTAGGGCTTGCAAAGCGGATAAAACATAAGCCAATGGAACTTTCAGGAGGAGAAAAGCAGCGAGTTGCAATAGCAAGGGCGATGATTAATGATCCTGATATAATACTAGCTGATGAGCCAACTGGAAATTTAGATACGGAAACAAGTAATATTATAAATAAACTGTTTATGAAGATAAATAAAGAGAGAAACCAATCAATAATAATAGTTACTCATAGTCTGGAACTAGCTAATTTAGCTACTTATAAATATAAAATTGAAAATGGTGAATTTAATATGATTCTGCCAACAATACAATTTTAA
- a CDS encoding ABC transporter permease → MVEFFIAFRHIIERKFQSIFSVLGVAIAVTVFIVSLTVSNGLGKNMVNSLLTMSPHILVKNKKSKFFENYDGTVENVKKIKGIKAVIPQMNSQSILKGNGLAKGVLVDGISPENVKDGLNLKIVDGNNNISELNSVLVGEQLATEMNLKVGKEISLVSAENKEIKLIVRGIFKTGFLDYDSNLAIVPLETMQILSDQGKVVTEIGIKVEHPEKVEGILSQVRNTVNPKEYSVISWKTINQNLLKALQFERFVLIAILSLLLIIASFAVSVILNMIVREKIKDIGILKSIGYTNNNVRKIFTIEGLIIGVFGMILASGISPLVLIALKSLFKMYMKGGTYYLEELPLYISQKELLIIYGVTFVVVFLSTIFPAARAAKLKPVEALKYE, encoded by the coding sequence ATGGTAGAATTTTTTATTGCGTTTAGGCATATTATTGAAAGAAAATTTCAAAGTATATTTTCAGTACTTGGAGTAGCTATTGCAGTAACAGTTTTTATTGTTTCATTAACTGTTTCAAATGGACTGGGAAAAAATATGGTAAACTCATTATTGACGATGAGTCCGCATATTCTTGTAAAAAATAAAAAATCAAAATTTTTTGAAAATTATGATGGAACTGTAGAAAATGTAAAAAAAATTAAAGGAATAAAAGCTGTTATTCCGCAAATGAACAGCCAGTCGATATTAAAAGGCAATGGTCTAGCAAAAGGTGTATTAGTCGATGGAATTAGTCCTGAGAATGTAAAAGACGGACTTAACTTGAAAATAGTAGATGGAAATAACAATATTTCAGAGCTTAATTCAGTTTTAGTTGGTGAACAGCTGGCTACTGAAATGAATCTAAAAGTTGGAAAAGAAATAAGTCTTGTATCGGCTGAAAATAAGGAAATAAAACTTATTGTAAGAGGAATCTTTAAGACAGGATTTTTAGATTACGATTCAAATCTTGCAATTGTACCTTTGGAAACAATGCAAATTTTATCAGATCAAGGAAAAGTGGTAACAGAAATTGGAATCAAAGTTGAACATCCTGAAAAAGTTGAAGGAATATTAAGTCAAGTAAGAAATACCGTAAATCCCAAGGAATATAGTGTAATAAGCTGGAAAACAATTAATCAAAATTTATTAAAGGCATTACAATTTGAAAGGTTTGTATTAATTGCTATTTTAAGTTTACTATTGATTATTGCAAGTTTTGCTGTATCAGTAATTTTAAATATGATTGTAAGGGAAAAAATAAAGGATATTGGAATTTTAAAATCAATTGGTTATACAAATAATAATGTTCGGAAAATCTTTACAATAGAAGGTTTAATAATTGGTGTTTTTGGAATGATTTTAGCAAGCGGAATCTCGCCACTTGTTTTGATAGCTTTAAAAAGTTTGTTTAAGATGTATATGAAAGGTGGAACTTATTATTTGGAAGAATTGCCGCTGTATATTTCACAAAAGGAACTTTTGATTATTTATGGAGTAACATTTGTCGTTGTATTTCTATCAACAATTTTCCCGGCAGCAAGGGCAGCTAAACTAAAACCTGTGGAGGCATTGAAATATGAATAA
- a CDS encoding S1C family serine protease: MDIKKIIFIINLLLCGFIFADDSSVKKALVKVYAAHQMFNYASPWQNGQDFNSTATGFIIDGNRIITNAHAVLNEKFLQVRKEGDSRKYKANVKFVSEEYDLALIDVEDKAFFNGTTTLKLGILPRIEDSLTVYGYPLGGDKLSTTRGIVSRMEHNTYTLTNQKFLIGQTDAAINSGNSGGPVLNNGKVVGVAFAGLTQADNIGYFIPVNILNNFLDDIRDGNYDGPPKLGIQWAKLESTSQRKMLGLKNDSKGIIIKKVFQNSPFNGVLKRNDVLLKLDGKDIESDGTVEFRKNEKTDFNFVNQEKKYGQSLSYEIIRDKKIEKGQITLKKTDIKYSVVKSAKLQEAPSYYIYGGLVFEPLTTNYITSVSQEHPTDTLPAIYDREELFENYDGLVILVRVLPFDVNLGYSDLENRIITKVNGEKYKDFNDFVKKVRNTNSEFIIFEDEEKNEIVLDVAEVKTQREALMENYNISREMSNDIK, from the coding sequence ATGGATATAAAAAAAATAATTTTTATAATAAACTTGCTTTTGTGTGGATTTATTTTTGCCGATGATAGTTCAGTAAAAAAGGCACTCGTTAAAGTTTATGCCGCACATCAGATGTTTAATTATGCTTCGCCATGGCAGAATGGGCAGGATTTTAATTCAACAGCAACAGGGTTTATTATAGACGGGAATAGAATTATTACAAATGCTCATGCAGTATTGAATGAAAAATTTTTGCAAGTCAGAAAAGAAGGAGATTCTAGAAAATACAAGGCAAATGTTAAATTTGTTTCGGAAGAATATGATTTGGCGTTGATTGATGTAGAAGATAAGGCATTTTTTAATGGAACGACTACATTGAAATTAGGAATATTGCCAAGGATTGAAGATAGTCTTACAGTTTATGGGTATCCGCTTGGCGGGGATAAACTTAGTACGACTAGAGGAATTGTTTCGAGAATGGAGCATAATACATATACTTTGACAAATCAGAAATTTTTGATTGGGCAGACGGATGCTGCGATTAATAGTGGAAATAGCGGAGGACCAGTTTTAAATAATGGGAAAGTTGTGGGAGTCGCTTTTGCTGGACTTACACAAGCTGATAACATTGGATATTTTATTCCTGTTAATATACTTAATAACTTTTTGGATGATATAAGAGATGGAAATTATGACGGACCTCCAAAACTAGGAATACAGTGGGCAAAATTGGAAAGTACATCGCAACGTAAAATGTTGGGATTAAAAAATGATTCAAAGGGTATCATTATAAAAAAAGTTTTTCAAAATTCACCATTTAATGGAGTTTTAAAAAGAAATGACGTATTGCTAAAATTAGATGGGAAAGATATCGAATCAGATGGGACAGTAGAATTTCGTAAAAATGAAAAGACAGATTTTAACTTTGTAAATCAAGAAAAAAAATATGGGCAAAGTTTAAGCTATGAAATTATAAGAGATAAAAAAATTGAAAAGGGTCAAATTACGTTGAAAAAGACAGATATAAAATATAGCGTTGTAAAAAGTGCAAAGTTGCAGGAAGCTCCCTCATATTATATTTATGGAGGACTGGTTTTTGAACCGCTTACAACAAATTATATCACATCAGTTTCACAAGAGCATCCAACAGATACTTTGCCTGCGATTTATGATAGAGAGGAATTATTTGAAAATTATGATGGACTTGTTATATTAGTAAGAGTTCTTCCATTTGATGTAAACTTAGGATATTCAGATTTAGAAAATAGAATTATTACAAAAGTTAATGGAGAAAAGTATAAGGACTTTAATGATTTTGTAAAAAAAGTTAGAAATACGAATAGTGAATTTATTATTTTTGAGGATGAAGAAAAAAATGAAATTGTGTTAGATGTGGCTGAAGTGAAAACTCAAAGAGAAGCATTAATGGAAAATTATAATATTTCACGTGAAATGTCAAATGACATAAAATAA
- a CDS encoding FtsB family cell division protein — protein MKKLRFIGNIIFFSLVVYFVGQSVNVFLGKRTMQTSLANTDAEIKELTNKKNKLLDQEKNSDEDEKTEKFARNNLNLKKEGEETYKITE, from the coding sequence ATGAAAAAGTTACGCTTCATAGGAAATATTATATTTTTTAGTTTGGTAGTTTATTTTGTTGGTCAAAGTGTAAACGTATTTTTGGGAAAAAGGACTATGCAAACTAGTTTAGCTAATACAGATGCAGAGATAAAAGAACTTACAAATAAAAAAAATAAGTTGCTAGATCAGGAAAAAAATTCAGATGAAGATGAAAAGACTGAAAAATTTGCAAGAAATAATTTAAATTTAAAAAAAGAAGGAGAAGAAACTTATAAAATTACAGAATAA
- the nrdR gene encoding transcriptional regulator NrdR produces the protein MRCPFCGYENTKVIDSRSYFEGNSIKRRRECEKCGKRFTTHEKVAELSLIVIKKSGEKQPYSREKVYNGIVRAFENRNINTEKIEETIDKIEREILTGYSGEIKSSELGEKILSYLIDLDEIAYVRFASVYKKFDSLDSFVKEIEKIRKDRKLNTEQGIKEK, from the coding sequence ATGAGATGTCCATTTTGCGGTTATGAAAACACAAAAGTTATAGACAGTCGTTCCTATTTTGAAGGAAACTCAATTAAACGACGACGTGAGTGTGAAAAATGTGGTAAAAGATTTACAACTCATGAAAAAGTTGCTGAGCTGTCATTAATTGTAATAAAAAAAAGCGGAGAAAAGCAACCTTATTCAAGGGAAAAAGTTTATAATGGAATTGTTAGGGCATTTGAAAATCGTAATATTAATACTGAAAAAATTGAAGAAACAATAGATAAGATTGAACGTGAGATATTAACAGGATATTCAGGTGAAATAAAATCTAGTGAACTGGGAGAGAAGATACTTTCGTACTTAATAGACTTGGATGAAATTGCTTATGTCAGATTTGCTTCTGTCTATAAAAAATTTGATAGTTTGGATAGTTTTGTAAAAGAAATAGAAAAAATAAGAAAAGATAGAAAATTAAATACAGAACAAGGAATAAAAGAGAAATAA